Genomic window (Vigna unguiculata cultivar IT97K-499-35 chromosome 10, ASM411807v1, whole genome shotgun sequence):
tgttttgttttgttggcaacatttatatgttaattataaATGCATTTCACTTGTGTTAGTTATAACAGTATTTACACTATAAATAGGATATTGTATTATTCCGTATAGTAGAATTAGGTTAAAACTTATAAACACTTTAGTTGAACCATCACGTTAATTCTTTGTCTgggtaattttgttttcttccttAATGTATATACTCTACCGTTTTTAGAGTGAATTTCACTGAACTAATAATTTCTAACAGTAAAcactaatatttattatcacATCAAAATATTAGTCTACTTACCAAGTAAAGAAACTAAAGCAAATAAGGCTTTCCCATTCCATCACTTTGCAAACATGCAATCCTATAAACAGCAATAGCCCATTTCTATCAAGGTAAAAAACAAAGGATATGAACATTTTGAAGCCAGATATGGGGTGTTAGCTGAAACTTCAATATCGCATTCAATAGTCTACATCTGACAATAAATGTCCTTTAATTTTCAAACCCACTTGCAATGGTTGAGTTGGGACTATGACAGACACTTCCACGTTGTTATCCCACTAGACCACATATTTCTAGTTCTATTTTTCAGACATCTTAATTGTGAAATTTAACAGTATTTTTGTTTATCATTGTCATACTTGTGTTGAAATTGGAGCAAATAATGTCTTGTGTGCAGTACTTAACAAATTTTCAGATGAGTACCTATAATGGAGAGACTTGCACTAGTCATCTCCATAACATTATATTTCTTGTAAAAGGTTACTTATAcaaatttgaatgttttttagtttctttttaagTTATTCTGTTGTGCTTCTAGAATTAATGTATTCATCTTAATTTGATAcctatatataagaaaaaataaataaaggaaagatTGATATGTAATGTAAGTCTAACTTGAGAATATATTACCTTATGAAAAACTGAGGAGTTTCACATTTAAAATACCAATtagaaatataaatgaaaaaatagttcCCATTGTAATTTAATCAAGAGGAGCATTATTTCGCTTCACTAAAAACTTCACTTCCTGTTTattaaacacaacaaaaatggtATTTCCATAACAAACATATTCCTAAGGTAAAATCTTAAGCGAAAATCCAAAACTGTGACATTCATATTTCATTTGTCTGAGAAATTTTCCTCCATGAAAGTTTCCTGTTCCAGAATCAGAAAAATACAACACAAGATTCAACATATTCTGGGTTTTCAAAACATGTTAAACTTAGTCCTCTTGACTCATGTCTTGAACTTGACAAGAGAGACACCAATGAATGCAAAAAGGCTATCATGAATAGTAAGTATTCAAAATGGTCCCACTTAAAGTTGATATAGTCTTTACATTGTTGAATAAATAGGAATTCATGCCAGGATAAAGAACCCACACATTCACGAATCACGCTTAAACACACGCATATCCATGGCGGAACAGCGCGAGAAGCTTCACGTTGTGGTGTTTCCATGGCTAGCATTTGGTCACATAGGTCCATTTTTTGAGCTTGCAAAACTCATAGCTCAAAAGGGTCATAAAATATCTTTCATTTCCACACCTAGAAATATCCATCGCCTACCCAAAGTGCCTAAAAACTTGCAACCTTTGGTGGATCTCATAGAACTGCCACTGCCCCGTGTTGAAAAACTTCCAGAAAATGCAGAGGCCACAATGGACATTCCTCACCACCTCATTCCATACCTCAAGCTGGCTTTTGATGGTCTTCAACAACCTTTGGCCAAGTTTCTGGAGAGATGCAAACCCCATTGGATAGTATACGACTTTGCACCCTATTGGTTGCCTCCAATAACAACTGAACTAGGAATCCTATGCATTTCATTCTCTATTTTTAGTGCAACTGGTATGTATTCTATTTCagaatattttatgagaaaaacAAGTGAGTCTCCGCGGAACAAAGATATGCCTGAAGAGGTTATTGAGACAAATGAATCAGGAGTTTCAGACATGTTTCGAGTGATTATAACTTCTGAAGCTTCTCAATTTACTGCTTCAAGGAGCTGCATGGAGATTGAAGGTGAGGCTCTCAAATTGTGTAATAGTACATTCAGTAAACCAGTGATGCCAATTGGGTTATTGCCACCTTCACTAGAGTTCAGTGAAGACAGCAATGATGAAAACTGGGATACCATACTTAATTGGTTAGACAAACAGGAAAAAGGGTCAGTGGTTTATGTAGCCTTTGGAAGTGAAGTGACACTAAGTGATGAAGACTTTACTGAAATTACCATGGGACTAGAAATGTCTGGTTTTCCCTATTTTTGGGTTCTGAAGAAGCAAAACACCTCTAACGTTGAGTTGCAAGATTTTCTTGAGAATAACACGGGAAAGGGATTGGTGTGGAGAACATGGGCACCACAGATGAGGATTTTGGCACACAAGTCTGTTGGGGGGTTTCTGACTCACTGTGGTTGGAGTTCAGTGATTGAGGGTCTTCAAGTTGGGTGTCCACTTGTTATGTTGCCATTCCAAAATGAACAATTTATAATCGCTAAGCATATGGAGGAGAGAAGGGTAGGGTTCCAAGTACAGAGAAGTGAGCATGATGAGAAATTCAGCAGAGAATCATTGGCCAATGCATTGAGAGCAGTGATGTTGGAAAAAAGTTATAGAAGTGAAGCAGAGGAGATGAGTAAGATAGTTGGGGACAAAGAACTGCACCAAAAATATATAGATGACTTTGTTGAGTATATGGAAATCCATAAACCTGTCTTAAAGGATTAGCCTTTCTGCCATTCTGTTGTTTCTGTATCTTAGTAATCTCAGCCTATGACATCCCagatttaaatttgttttatcattGAGGACAATCACTTGTTGGAAGAAACAAATGGCTTGGTGTTTGTGTTTTTCTCGTAATATGTCATCGACAAGGATGTGCAAAGTTTATGTtgtgatttattatttgtaattgataAGTTTTAAGGATGTTTGTTATTATATGTAACTAATGCATAAGTTTTAAGGTTCTTTGTGTGTGATTTCCCACTATAAACATTTTGGAATGAATTTGACTAAACTGATTTCTAACagtaaacaataataaatattatcacaTGAAAATATTGGTCTCCTAACCACAAAGCAAAGAAAATAAAGCAGGTAAGGCTTTCACAAtcaggtaaaaaaaaaaagatatggaGATTTTTGGAGCCAGATATGGCGCATTCAATAGTCTATATATCTCACAATAAATGTCCTTTTACTGTATCTTCAGATGTCCCAACCCACTTGCAAGGACACGTTCTATTGTCGTGCCACACTAGACCACATGTTTCTAGTTATATTTCGCAGATATCTTAACTGTGAAATTTAACAGTATTTTTCTTGGCTCGTAGTGTTTATAATTGTTCTGTCATTTCACAGTGGGGACTTGTGTTGAAATTGGAGCAATTTCTTGTTTGTGCAGTACTTCAAAAATTTTCAGACGAGTACCTATAATGCAGAGACTTGCTCTGGTCATCTCCATAACATCTaaggaaaatgaattttttacgattaaatttgaacatttttttcttacaacatCAACATGAAgtgtcaaatattttaaatggttatccatttttttatattttaaaactatttaaaagatGTTATTTCAGATTATAAAAAAGGttatctaaaatttaattataaaaaattattctcgTAACATTAATATGCTCATAAACACATTTATTATCAACTAAACATATTACAATCTGTATTTCTTGTAAAAGTTTACTTATACAAATTTggatttgttttagttttttttttctgttattctTTTCCGCTTCTAGAATGCATTCATCAAAAactgaatttaatattttaaaatatattttaaaaagttgcaAACATCATACAGGATTTATACAACTTTTGACGTGGCTAtttaatagaaaagaaaagtttttaaaatgtgAAGCCCTACAGGTAAGTAATCAACCATGTTTAGATAAAAGTGAAtgataacaatatatatatctagttataaattttgaaaaatggtGTATAAATTGAtagttctattattttatactaccattttactgttttattaattttgtactAAATAAggttattatgaaataaaattattataattggtTTTCTCATTACAAAGTATTCAAACTATCTTTTTCGTACATTTTTCTTGATGACATTGATGAAAAGGAACCGAGGGAGGGCTATACTGGAAACAAAATGGTtcataacatttattaaaaaaatcataaaacctTAATTTCTTTGAAGAAGAGACATGTTACTACCGTACCCTAGGAAGAGTAcgcatataaacataaaatgtCGATTTGAAGTAAACCTCAAATAATAGAAACGGGTTAAAAGTTTCACATTAACTAAAGATAAGGCTAATTTAAAGTATATAGTGGATGCAAACTTCCACAACttacaagttgatttttttaggttgagttaaacttaaaaatcactttttaacataatatcaAAGTCATGAATTAGAGCCTatcctaaaaaaatttgatgtttgttaagtttatcgTTTCATTTGCTATCGAGCCACTATTACACTATTCATTAATCCCTAGTCCCACGCGCGAGATATATATGTCTCAGCGTGATGGGaggtgttggaagtctcacattgactagGGATAAAGTCAATTTAGAGTATATAATTAGGTGCAAACTTCACAttacaaatcaattttgtaggattgagataaatttaaaatctacttcttaacaaaaacaacaacacaacttTTAACTTCATGCATACaactgaaaaattaaaaaaaaatgaaaagaaaatctaaCTCATTTAattcctaatatttttttaggagAAGTGTGTTAAGATAGTTGACAGAGATAAGCATATAGTAAAAATTCAAGATAAAACTCAACTCATATATGAataatgttatgaattaatggttatccattgatttgatacgaACTCTTTCTAtcatggtcgtccattgatttgatatggACTCATTCTATCGGTAATAAGACATACATAAAATTTGTTCTCCATTCACTctccttccttttcttcttctctctattattaactttcattttctaacacgttatcagcaacTGACACTAGAGCATTTTAGAGTTTTTACATCACAGTATATGCCTTGGTTCCTGCGCACCCGCTGCATATAAACAcgcagtggcatttttgtaattaaaggcaccttttatgcctcggttgttatactaaccgaggcatataactttaaaaattttatgaatttgcGCTGtccacaaaatttgaaaatttttaaccgcttttatgcctcggttaccaCAGAACCGAGGCCTTATAGCTTTTTTGCTTCAGGTTTTTTTTACCTGATGCAGTTACTTGGctgtatttgttttttaattcaCTGAtagaatatgcctcggttcttttATAACCGAGGTAGTAGGGACCTTTTTGCTTCGGGCCTAttgccaaccgaggcatatagtaagacaatatgcctcggtttcgaattaaccgaggcagtatggcttcgtagggttaaaaaaaacctaaagCCTTTCACAGCCACGCAAACCATCtcgattttcttcttctccgagCATCCCCACACAACATCCAAATCTTCTCTTATTCTTCCACTGCGCCCCAACCTTCGTTCCGGCTTCACCACCGCTGCACTGCTTCCAACCATCTTCGCTGCAACGAACAACCACCATCTTTGCACTAGATCTTCATCTTTGCACCTCGTTCCATCACGAACCAAGCAGCACGTATGTAGGTCTGCACCTGCAGCACCCATCCACGCAACGCGCCTTCGTCGAAGAAGAAAACGTGGCCACCAACGTTCTCTACCTGTTCGATCCTCCAATCGCAGCCATCATTGAAACCAGATCTGCGACGCATCCGACAAACATATTCTTCCTGCGAACTAGAACAACACAAATCGCGTCCATGGCAGCAGCCACCAACATCTTCTTCGAATCATCTGCACCGTGAGTTCGCGCCACAATTGAGCACCTGCAACTCCAACCATGTCCACCATCGAGGAGGTTGTTCCAACACcgtcaacaatatttttttttatttctgataCACAATTAGCCCTCGGTCAGAGGAAATCGAGGCAGTAACTACTTTTTCTGCCTCGggttaataaccgaggcataaacgaGAGTCTTTTTACCGCGGCAGTATATGCCTCTTGTGcgaacccgaagccaaaagtgcAAAATAACCGTTGTCGTTTCCCTTCCCTGCACTAGTGTGAGCGCTACTGGGAGTGTTTTCTCTCTACGAACATTGTTCTGCATGTCTCAGTCCAGATTTTCTCTAATCCTTTCTTCAtctacaattttatcttataatctcatttttgtgataagaattgtttgactttatcaattttcatctcttttattattattattattattattattattattattattattattattattattattttaaacaatgcattatatttttattcatatctCATGTTgcttatatataagtttttcttgatcaataaatattttaaatcttctaaatatattttttttcttcttctcctcttaCCTACTATATCTAATATTGATATCTATGTTTATATCAAGAATGAATGTTGGCACTAGCACCAATAATAAAGATATGTGTTTTGTTGATAATGCAACAACTCATATAATTCACAagagtaataatatttttttctcttggtTAGTTATGTAAGAAGTCAATATTAGCATTATCtttggtactacaaatatatttgaaggctcTAGAAGAGCTATTGTACTTCTACGAAGAAGtttaatagaaacttattaaattTCAAGAATATTGTCTAAATGAATATCATTTCGAGACAAACTAAGgatatatgaaatatctttatacaTTAGAATtgagttgaataaaaaaaatgtgtattagAGAATGGAGTGGAAAAAAAATGAGGGAAATTATTAGTCTTTTCTTATGGCTTGTACAATACATATATTAGTGCAATTAAAACACATGTCATTGTAAGGCAGAAActtatgaataaaaatgaatttattgttTGGCATGATTCGTTGGATCATTCTGGATCTATTATGATGTGgaaaatagttgaaaaattCATGTGGACACTCACTTAAGATTCAAAAACTTTTTAGTCCAATTATTTCTCATGTATTACACGTTGATGAAAGATAGTTGACAATAAGACTAtaccaaaaaaattagaaatgagtcaatcatATTTTTAGAACGAGTACAatgtgatatttgtggtccaatacatcCATGATGttgatcatttagatatttcatgattttaattgatgcatcaactagattttcacatatttatttattatcaacttGCAATAAAACATTTGCAAAGTTATTAGCACATTTAAGAGCGCACTTTCCAGATTATCCGattaagaaaattcgtcttgataatactaatgaatttacatctcatacTTTTTATAACACtacaaaatattatgtaaa
Coding sequences:
- the LOC114166013 gene encoding putative UDP-rhamnose:rhamnosyltransferase 1 — encoded protein: MAEQREKLHVVVFPWLAFGHIGPFFELAKLIAQKGHKISFISTPRNIHRLPKVPKNLQPLVDLIELPLPRVEKLPENAEATMDIPHHLIPYLKLAFDGLQQPLAKFLERCKPHWIVYDFAPYWLPPITTELGILCISFSIFSATGMYSISEYFMRKTSESPRNKDMPEEVIETNESGVSDMFRVIITSEASQFTASRSCMEIEGEALKLCNSTFSKPVMPIGLLPPSLEFSEDSNDENWDTILNWLDKQEKGSVVYVAFGSEVTLSDEDFTEITMGLEMSGFPYFWVLKKQNTSNVELQDFLENNTGKGLVWRTWAPQMRILAHKSVGGFLTHCGWSSVIEGLQVGCPLVMLPFQNEQFIIAKHMEERRVGFQVQRSEHDEKFSRESLANALRAVMLEKSYRSEAEEMSKIVGDKELHQKYIDDFVEYMEIHKPVLKD